TATGCGGATGTGTACGATGTGCGCCAAGCGGTAGTGGACGGCGCGACCAAGCCGCTGTTCTACGAGTCGCGTATCGTCAAGTTGACGGTTGATGACGCGGGCGCGACGGCGGCGGAGGCGGAGATCGAGCAGGCGACGGCGGCGAGCAGGGCCGGGACCGACGCGCCGGACAACGTGCGCGTGCCGCTCGAAGCGCTCGTCGGCGCGCCGGAGCGCATCAAGTCCGTCGCGTCGTTCATCGTTGAGCACTGGGAGAAGCGCCGCGCCGCGATGGAAGGCAAGGCGATGGTGGTGACCATGAGCCGCGACATCGCCGCGCGACTTTATCAGGAGATCAAGGCTCTGCGGCCTGAGTGGGACGATCCGGACAACGACAAGGGTTTGATGAAGGTCGTGGTCACCGGCGGGCCGGACGATCGGGAGCCGCTCTTGAGCCACGTCCGAACGAAGGAGGCGCGCAAACGTCTTGCGGAGCGATTCAAGAACCCCGAGGACGATTTCCGGCTGGTGATCGTCGTGGACATGTGGCTCACCGGCTTCGACGTGCCGTGTGCCCATACGATGTACCTCGACAAGCCGCTGGCCGGGCACAACCTGATGCAAGCGATTGCTCGGGTGAACCGCGTCTACGGCGAAAAGCCGGGCGGGCTGATTGTGGAAATGCTGGGGTTGGCGGATCAGTTCGCTGACGCGCTAGCAACATACGCGCAGGCGAGCGGGAAAGACGAGGAAGCGTTCAAGAAAGTGCAAGATGAGGCAGTGCCGGCGATGATGTCGGCATTCGAGAAGCTGCGCGACTTTTTCCACGGCTTCGACTACGCCGCGGCACTGGATGCGCCGCCGCAGTCGGTGCTTGGCGTTTACGTCGCTGCAATCGACTACGTGCTGAGGCAGCGCGGCGAGAACGGAGAGTTCGCCGCGTCCGCCGGCGCTTCGCTGCGCGAGAATCCAGGGCGGCGGCGGTTGCGCAAGCTGGTGAAGGAGCTGTCTGCCGCGTTCGCGTTGGCGGTCCCGCGGCCGGAGACGGACGCGATCGCTCCGCACCTGGCGTTCTATCAGCGCCTGGTGGCGATGCTGCAAAAGCGGCTTGCCGATGAGACCGATGACGGCAGCCGTTTCCGCCAGCGTGACGTTGATGCCGCGGTGCGTCAGGTTATCGGTAGCGCCGTTGATGCCGGAGAAGTGATCGACCTGTTCGCGGCAGCAGGACTCGACGCGGCGCGGCTGGACATTCTTTCCGAAGATTTCCTCCAGCGCGTGTCGGCCCTGGAGCAGAAGAACCTGGCGATGGAGACGCTGCGTAAACTGCTGAACGATCAGGTCCGCGTGACCGAACGAAAGAACATCGTACTCAGCAAGCAGTTCCGCGAAGCGTTGGAAGACGCGATGATCCGCTATACGAACAAGCAGATTACCACTGCGGAAATGATCTCGAAGCTTCTGGACCTCGCCCGATGGGTGCGCGATGCCCAGAAGCATGGACAAGAACTTGGATTGACGGATGAAGAGACCGCTTTCTATGACGCGTTAGCGGAAAACGGGTCGGCCAAGGAAGTGATGAAGTCCGATACGCTACGGTTGATGGCGCGGGAATTATCGGAGGAAGTGAAGCGCCTGCCCAAGCTCGACTGGGCACGGCGCGAATCCGTGCGCGCCGACCTACGCCGGCGTGTGCGACGACTCTTGGCGAAGTACGGCTATCCGCCGGATTTGTCGGAAGACGCGACACAACTCGTTCTTAAGCAGGCGGAATTATCCACGAGCAATGAACATGAATAGACGGTAAAATGCCGGCTCACGCCGTCACGGTCTTTCGCATCTTGAATAGGTGCGCGCGGAGCGGATCCTCGTCGCGCACCGAATTATGCGGCCGGAACGCCCGAATGAACGATCGTGGGCCAAGAAACGGCGCCAGGAATCGAATCGGGTTTCCGCTCCTGACGCCGTTTTCTATTCTGGACCAACTGTCGGCAAGCAGGTGAGTCTCTACGACATCCGTCGCGTGGCCAAATTCTGCGTTTGCAGGATACTATACATATGTATGTACTTGTGATCGGCCGGGGAGGAAGAAATCCTCGGTTGCCGGCGGTGTTTGCCGACGCGGCTCGTTCGTTGACAATTCGGAATTGGGCGCGCGTCGAGCAGCCCTCGATGCGCGCCGCCAAATCGACTGGGAGAAGCGGACAGTCCTCGTTTTGCTCCGCCTCGTTCAGTTGGAGCGGTCCGTGATCGGCGCGAGCGAATGTTGCAGAGCCAGCCGGCCGCTGGACGCGCGAATTGACTTTGGTAAACTGTGCGGACCGAGTTCGTCGAGCGCCTTACAAATCCGGCTGGGAGAAGGGGGACAGTCCCCGTTTTGCTCCGCGGACTGCGCATAAGGGGGACAGTCCCCGCCCGATTTGTTAGACGCTCTCAATGGTGCGTCAGCGCTGCGCTCGACACACCCTACACGTTTCGCTGCGGCCAAATGATGGAGGCATTGATGCATCCCAGATTGAATCGCCGCGAGTTTGTCGGCGCGGCTGGCGCCGCGGGGGTGGCGCTAGCCGTTGCCGGGCGGTGCCGGGCGGAAGCGTTCAAGCATCCGTTTCATAAGGCGGTGATGAGCGACAAGACCGATGACGCAAAGCTCAAAGAGATCAAGGAAGCCGGGTTCGAGGGGATCGAGGCACTTCAATGGCAGGTCTCGCCAGAGGAGGCGAGGGCGGCCCGCAAGCGGGCGGAGAGCGCCGGGCTGGTGATTCACTCGGTCCTGCTCGGCTGGCTCGATTTCAACAGCGAGAATCCGCGCGAAGTGGCCAATTCGCTTTCCAAAGCCGAGATCGCCTTGCGCGCCGCTCAAGGCTATGGGGCGAGCGCCGTGCTGTTGGTTCCCTGCAAGTTGGGCAGCAATATCGCGACGCCGAACGCCTGGGATTTCGATATCGACTTCGATCCCCAGACGGGCCACGTCAATCGAATCGTGAAAGGGGACAACGCGAAGTTCAAGGACTACATCGAAGCTCAGAATCGAGCGACCGACATGTCGCGCGATGCGCTGCGAAAGCTGATCCCGGTGGCCGAGGCGGCGGGAGTGCTGGTCGGAGTCGAGAATGTGTGGAACAATTTCTGGGTCCGCCCCGAGTTCTTCAAGCAGCTCGTCGAATCGTGCGAGAGCAAGTGGATTCAGGCCTATTTCGACATCGCCAACCATGTGAAGTATCTGATCCCGCCGGAGCAGTGGATTCGCACGCTAGGGAAGCTGATCGTCAAGTGCCACGTGAAGGACTACAAGCTCACGGCGGACGGCCACGGCGGCTCCTGGCCGAAGCTCCGCGAGGGGAGCGTGAATTGGCCGGCCGTGCGCAAAGCCCTCGATGAGATCGGCTACAACGGCTGGGGCACGATCGAAGCGCCCGGCGCGATCTCGCTCGCCGAGCAGAACCGGCGGTTCGATCTGATTGTGGCCGGTGAGTGACGGTTGCGGCGTAAATTCAGAGGAACAAGCTGACTGGCTGGCTCGCGCACATCGGTTCGCAAGCGAACCGGCTAACGCTCGTCTTCTGACCTCCGACCTCTGACCTCCGACCTCTGACCTCCGACCTCTGACCTCCGACCTCTGGCCTTAGTCCGACATGCCATATCAGCCGCTGGTAGTCGTGCTGGCGGGCGTTTGTGCAGGGATTGTCGCGGATCGGCAGATCAACTTGGCAACCGCCGCATGGCTGATTGCCTGCGCAGTTGCTTGGGTCGTTTGGCTCGCGTTGTGGAAGGTTGGCCGTGACACTCTGGCGGCAGCAACGTTGATTGGCGCGCTCGTCGCGCTTGGCGGCGGCTGGCATCATGCGTATTGGCATCTCTATCACGTCGATGAAATCGGCCGCTACGCGCGCGAATCGTCGGCGCCGATCTGCATCGAGGCGATCGCGGCGAGCGGACCGCGGCGGATTCCGCCTCCGCCGTACGATCCGCTGCGGCCTCCCGAGCCGGACGACGTGACGCGGCTGCCGATTCGCGTGGCCGCGATTCGCATCGATGATCGACTCGAACCGGCCTCGGGCAACGCGCTGTTGGTGGTGGAAGGCGATCTATTGGGCGTTCACGCGGGCGACCGGCTGCGGATTTTCGGCCGCATCTCCGCCCCGTCGCCGGCTGGAAATCCGGGCGAGCAGGATTTCGCGGAATTGGCCCGCGGGCAGCGGCAGCTTGCAATCGTGCGAGCAAGCTACCCGCAATGCGTGGACGTCGTCGAGCGGGCCTCCGGTTGGAGCCTCGATCGCGCGGTTGAAGAGCTGCGCAGCCGCGGCGATCGGCTTCTTTGGCGGAATCTCTCGCACGAGCGGGCGGGGCTGGCGGCGGCCGTTTTGCTCGGCAGCCGCGACGAACTCGATCCGCGCCGCGTTGAAGCGTTTCTCGAAACCGGCACGATCCATATCGTCGTCGTCGCCGGACTGCACGTCGGCATACTTGCCTATCTGTTGTTCAAAGCGCTGCGGACCGGTTGGATGCCGCGCGGATGGGCGCTTTTGAGCGTGGCAGCGATCACGGGGATGTATGCGCTCGTGACCGATGCCGAGCCGCCCGTGCTGCGGGCGACCGTGCTCGTCTGGATCGTTTGCGGCTCGATGTGGCTGGGGCGCGGCGGATTGGGACTCAATTCGCTCGCGCTGGCGGGGCTGGCCGTTGTTGCTTTGAACCCGACGGATCTGTTTCGCCCAGGCACGCAACTCTCCTTCCTCTCGGTGGCGGCAATCATCGCATTTGACCACCTTTGGAACCGCCGGCCAGCACTCGATCCGCTCGCGCGGTTGATCGCCCAAACGCGCCCATTGCCGACGCGAATGCTGTGGATTGCCGGCCGCGAATTGCGCTCGGTCGCGCTCTTGGGGCTGACGATTTGGCTCGCCGTCTTGCCGCTGGTGATGGCGCGGTTTCACGTCGTCACGCCGGCGGCGATCCTCGTCAATCCGCTGCTGATCGTTCCACTCACGCTGGCGATGGCCTCGGGTTTTGGCGTGCTCCTGTTCGGGTGGCTGTTGCCGCCGCTGGGAGCGCTATTCGGCCGGTTTTGCGATTGGAATCTGCACATCTTGGAATGGTCGATTGCTTCGACCGCGTCGATCCGTGGCAGTCATTTTTGGGTCCCTGGGCCGCGGGATTGGTGGCTGGCGGTCTTCTACCTTGGCCTGGCTTGGATCGTGTTCGTCCCGCAGAGGGCGCCGCCGCCGCGCTGGCGCTGGGGGCTGTTCGCCGGCTGGTGCGGAATCGGCTTTGGCGCGGCCTGGCTTGCGGCGCAGCGGCCTGCGCGGCTTGACTGCACGTTTGTCGCGGTCGGCCACGGTTGCGGCGTGGTGGTCGAGTTGCCGAATGGGAAGGTGATCGTCTCCGACGCCGGGCGGCTCGGCTCGCCACAGGTCGGCGCCCGCGAAATCTCAGATTGTCTTTGGTCTCGCGGCCTGACGCACATCGACGCGATCGTGATCTCACACAACGACACGGACCACTTCAACGCCGTGCCCGAGTTGTTGCGACGGTTCTCGGTGGGCGCCGTTTACGTGTCGCCGGTCATGTTCAATCGCGATACGTCCGCGCTCGGTGCGCTCAAAGAGGCAATCGCCGCGGCCGGAGTGCCGCTTCGCGAGACTTCGATCCGCGATCGGTTCCTGACCGGCGATGCGGCGACCGTCCGCGTGCTGCATCCGCCGCCGCAGGGAATGGGCCAAACCGAGAACGCCGATAGCATTCTCCTGGCAATCGCATGGTCCGGCCGAAGCATCTTGCTCACGGGCGACCTGGCCTCGCCAGGGCTGGAGGCGGTGGTGGCGGCGCCCACTCCGCCGTTCGACGTTGCCATGGTCCCGCACCACGGCAGCGCTACGAGCAATCCGCCGCAGTTCGCCGGCTGGTGCCGGGCACACTGGGCAGTCATCAGCGGCGACCTCGCGCACGACTCGCGCATCGCCGTCGACGCTTATCAAAAGTCCGGGGCGATCGTGCTCAACACGGCAACATCCGGCGCGGTCCATGTCGAAATCGAACCCCGCGGGACAATCCACGTCGATCGCTTTCGCGCCGGCGACCGCTGGTGAGCGGGGCAGGTTGAAAGAAATCTCTGCGATCAACCGAAAAAAATGTTGACATTCTCCCCCCCGTAAGTAGATTAGCGGATAGGTGTTGGCTTCAAGACGGGCGCGGCGCGCAGGCGTTGGTCCAGTCGTTTCTTGGCAAGCATTCCAGTCTAAAGCGATCGACGCGGCTGCCAAGAGATCACCTTTGCGATTTGTTCCGGAAAGGGAACGTCTAATGAACATACAACCCAATGCGAGCCGATTCGTTGGATTCTTTCGCGGAACGATTGTTGTTGTCGGCTTGCTGGTGTTCGTTCTAGCGGCCTCGTCCGCGCGAGCCGTCGTGATCAATGGCGCGACGTATGCCGCGGAAAACGGCGGGCCGGCGCCAAACCCTACGTCGAAGTCTTATAACGTCGGCAATCTTAACAGCGCTTCGGCGAGCATACGTTCTGACGTAGTCTATTCTCACGCCCAATCCTGGGCACAGGCCACATTGACCGGGTCCGGCGTGGTCAAGAGTAGTGGCGGCCGCGGCTGGGTCGACGTGCCGCCGACTGCCGTCCCGCCACTATATGACGGGAAATCCAATCTCTGGAATGCCTACGCCAGCGGCACGACACTAGTGGCCAACTACACGGGACCGGGAGCCCCCCCGCCGACGGCGACGTTTCAGTTCCAGATTCCCCAGAACGGCGTCCCGGGTTTCAATTCGGCCAGCAGCGCCACCATTCTTCCGACCGATCCGACTCAGCTCACTCCCCCCAGCAATGGTCAAGGCCTCGTCTTGAGCGGCAGCAATGGCTCGCTGGCCTTCCCCTCGTTTTTCGATGTCTTCGTGCAGGTCGATGCGACTGCGCAGCAAGGGGCAACGTTCGTGAACCTCTTTCACGGCACGTTTACTTTCGACCCCGGCATGCGAACGTTCACGAATCAGACCGGCGGTTTTGCCGGCGTCAACTTCGGCATCACGCCGGATCCCGTCTTTCCCAACACATTTCACGTCTCCTATCCCACGATTAACGGCGGGTCGTTTGACGCGGCGGTTGGAGTTCCTTTCGATGCGAATATCAACGTCTATGCAACGATGGGAGATCCAAGCCAGAGCTTTAACTTCGGCAAACCTTCCACATATCCGAACCCATACGATTTTACACCCTACAACAACCCACTCACCAACGGGCAACCGGTCGGTGCCGGCGGCACGATAACGACCAATTTCTTTACGGATCCGAGCAAATTTACCGTCACGGCCGTGCCCGAGCCCTCGTCGCTCGCGCTCGCCGCGGTTGGTGGGCTGGGAATGATTCTGGCTATGCGGCGACGATCGCGGTCGCGCTGAATGCGGCGGCGGCACGTAGCGGAATTCGCCAGAATTCCGGGCGAGGGGCAGGGGACAGAATTAGTGGAATTCCGGAGAATTCCGCTACGCGATCCCGGCTAGTTTGCGCTCAGCACTTTGTACACGCTGACCGGCTGGGCCCGGTTGCGGACGTCGATCGTGCCGATCTCTTCAACGTTGAACGCGCCCCCGGTCTGGGAGTGCGTCGTCTCGTCGATGCAGATTTCGTTCGGCCTGGCGAAGGTTTCCAGCCGCGCGGCGACGTTCACGGCATCGCCGATCGCCGTGTACTCCATTCGGCGCGCGGAGCCGATATTTCCCACCACGACCGGTCCCGTGTTGATTCCCACGCGAATTCGCAGCGCTGCGCCCCCCGGCTTCGGCACTCGAAAGTCGCGGATCCGCTCGCGCATCTCGAGGGCGCAACGGATCGCCGAGCCGGCGCTGTCGGGACTGGGCATCGGGGCGCCGAACAGGGCCATGATCGCGTCGCCGACGTATTTGTCGATCGTGCCGCCGTGAGCGAAGACGAGTTCCGTCATCATCGTCAGGTATTCGCGA
This region of Pirellulales bacterium genomic DNA includes:
- a CDS encoding type I restriction endonuclease subunit R, which translates into the protein MRESDIELVALGCFQSLNYILRTGADIEDGGQRADLTQVLLEGRLAAAFHRFNPKLPHEEVEQVVRTISRPPHPTLIQNNRWFQEQRTSGVEVAYRDSATGETRGGRANIVDFDDPTKNELLVVRQLQIVGPSGKTIRPDLTVFLNGMPIALIELKDPADTRADLPAAIAQLQGYVERVPDLFVPNVLLVVSDGLLTRVGSMTSGLDRFLPWRPEGGGEPTLEALIRGLFEPSRLLDYLRSCVVFEEDDRGNIAKKIAGYHQFRAVRKTRASVLKALKPPAGANTTAGAGKGGVVWHTQGSGKSLTMLMLAGALIREPALANPTIVMVTDRNDLDNQLFDTFAAGQALLRQAPVHADSRAHLKDLLDRAAGGVVFTTIQKFTEEQSKISERANVVVMADEAHRSQYGFVEGGAKWMRDALPNATFVGFTGTPLDRDDRSTPRVFGEYADVYDVRQAVVDGATKPLFYESRIVKLTVDDAGATAAEAEIEQATAASRAGTDAPDNVRVPLEALVGAPERIKSVASFIVEHWEKRRAAMEGKAMVVTMSRDIAARLYQEIKALRPEWDDPDNDKGLMKVVVTGGPDDREPLLSHVRTKEARKRLAERFKNPEDDFRLVIVVDMWLTGFDVPCAHTMYLDKPLAGHNLMQAIARVNRVYGEKPGGLIVEMLGLADQFADALATYAQASGKDEEAFKKVQDEAVPAMMSAFEKLRDFFHGFDYAAALDAPPQSVLGVYVAAIDYVLRQRGENGEFAASAGASLRENPGRRRLRKLVKELSAAFALAVPRPETDAIAPHLAFYQRLVAMLQKRLADETDDGSRFRQRDVDAAVRQVIGSAVDAGEVIDLFAAAGLDAARLDILSEDFLQRVSALEQKNLAMETLRKLLNDQVRVTERKNIVLSKQFREALEDAMIRYTNKQITTAEMISKLLDLARWVRDAQKHGQELGLTDEETAFYDALAENGSAKEVMKSDTLRLMARELSEEVKRLPKLDWARRESVRADLRRRVRRLLAKYGYPPDLSEDATQLVLKQAELSTSNEHE
- a CDS encoding sugar phosphate isomerase/epimerase family protein, giving the protein MHPRLNRREFVGAAGAAGVALAVAGRCRAEAFKHPFHKAVMSDKTDDAKLKEIKEAGFEGIEALQWQVSPEEARAARKRAESAGLVIHSVLLGWLDFNSENPREVANSLSKAEIALRAAQGYGASAVLLVPCKLGSNIATPNAWDFDIDFDPQTGHVNRIVKGDNAKFKDYIEAQNRATDMSRDALRKLIPVAEAAGVLVGVENVWNNFWVRPEFFKQLVESCESKWIQAYFDIANHVKYLIPPEQWIRTLGKLIVKCHVKDYKLTADGHGGSWPKLREGSVNWPAVRKALDEIGYNGWGTIEAPGAISLAEQNRRFDLIVAGE
- a CDS encoding ComEC/Rec2 family competence protein — its product is MPYQPLVVVLAGVCAGIVADRQINLATAAWLIACAVAWVVWLALWKVGRDTLAAATLIGALVALGGGWHHAYWHLYHVDEIGRYARESSAPICIEAIAASGPRRIPPPPYDPLRPPEPDDVTRLPIRVAAIRIDDRLEPASGNALLVVEGDLLGVHAGDRLRIFGRISAPSPAGNPGEQDFAELARGQRQLAIVRASYPQCVDVVERASGWSLDRAVEELRSRGDRLLWRNLSHERAGLAAAVLLGSRDELDPRRVEAFLETGTIHIVVVAGLHVGILAYLLFKALRTGWMPRGWALLSVAAITGMYALVTDAEPPVLRATVLVWIVCGSMWLGRGGLGLNSLALAGLAVVALNPTDLFRPGTQLSFLSVAAIIAFDHLWNRRPALDPLARLIAQTRPLPTRMLWIAGRELRSVALLGLTIWLAVLPLVMARFHVVTPAAILVNPLLIVPLTLAMASGFGVLLFGWLLPPLGALFGRFCDWNLHILEWSIASTASIRGSHFWVPGPRDWWLAVFYLGLAWIVFVPQRAPPPRWRWGLFAGWCGIGFGAAWLAAQRPARLDCTFVAVGHGCGVVVELPNGKVIVSDAGRLGSPQVGAREISDCLWSRGLTHIDAIVISHNDTDHFNAVPELLRRFSVGAVYVSPVMFNRDTSALGALKEAIAAAGVPLRETSIRDRFLTGDAATVRVLHPPPQGMGQTENADSILLAIAWSGRSILLTGDLASPGLEAVVAAPTPPFDVAMVPHHGSATSNPPQFAGWCRAHWAVISGDLAHDSRIAVDAYQKSGAIVLNTATSGAVHVEIEPRGTIHVDRFRAGDRW
- a CDS encoding PEP-CTERM sorting domain-containing protein, which codes for MNIQPNASRFVGFFRGTIVVVGLLVFVLAASSARAVVINGATYAAENGGPAPNPTSKSYNVGNLNSASASIRSDVVYSHAQSWAQATLTGSGVVKSSGGRGWVDVPPTAVPPLYDGKSNLWNAYASGTTLVANYTGPGAPPPTATFQFQIPQNGVPGFNSASSATILPTDPTQLTPPSNGQGLVLSGSNGSLAFPSFFDVFVQVDATAQQGATFVNLFHGTFTFDPGMRTFTNQTGGFAGVNFGITPDPVFPNTFHVSYPTINGGSFDAAVGVPFDANINVYATMGDPSQSFNFGKPSTYPNPYDFTPYNNPLTNGQPVGAGGTITTNFFTDPSKFTVTAVPEPSSLALAAVGGLGMILAMRRRSRSR